The Candidatus Bathyarchaeota archaeon genome window below encodes:
- a CDS encoding DUF2341 domain-containing protein yields MWLHKLRKSKKAVSNVIAVVLSLILIVVIVANVILWNYQMNQYDWERSSESVEISYVSQHSLWFTAQHEFSLPFGIRLSGNYLDTQTADGSYESFTEAATNVTCSNWFNSSWKYRKPISLNNTQNPNQLTEFQVPITFDSASLISEGKMRTDCGDLRFTDVNGSLLSYWIQSGINTENTKVWIKVPLISANSLTTIYMYYGNPSATTESNGSATFEFFDDFENLDKWNKRGPLSTTLTAENRTVVKITSNSYRPEGIYTKDFFNVTNKVIELEIKGFGGSDLDAAVYIDTSWSNNYYGSSNLNHYIGDNYAGNTHRVYVGGSSTGGSQYTHSTWTIATFIIKNSEVIGTYLDETLSRSGTPSTYVGFIALQADNDGSPSTRYYYVDWILMRKYTEPMPSVSLGQEQTCISYKIDIRGDFQADLTKYPKENIQKIEISLTIKANDSLEEFYLEAYNWENRNFTNLETFTPTNEWYTHTISLTSNLQSYIANNGSIRIRLRDRELDTIQTQMDIDFFAVRVSINGTCICLKNRGGITVHIVSIWINNATLHLHYDANFFLNPGENDVYVRTDIPMPKGSFILKVVTEKGNIAVYSS; encoded by the coding sequence ATGTGGCTCCATAAACTTAGAAAGAGCAAAAAAGCGGTAAGCAACGTCATCGCGGTAGTGTTAAGTCTAATCCTCATAGTTGTCATAGTTGCAAACGTTATATTATGGAATTATCAAATGAACCAATACGACTGGGAAAGATCCAGTGAATCTGTAGAAATATCTTATGTCAGCCAGCATTCATTATGGTTTACAGCTCAACACGAATTTTCTCTCCCTTTTGGAATACGTTTAAGTGGAAACTATTTAGATACGCAGACAGCTGACGGCTCCTACGAAAGCTTTACAGAAGCAGCAACAAATGTTACCTGCTCCAACTGGTTTAACTCTTCATGGAAATATCGAAAACCAATTTCTCTAAATAACACTCAAAACCCAAATCAGCTTACAGAATTTCAAGTTCCAATAACATTTGACTCAGCTTCACTAATCAGCGAAGGAAAAATGCGTACAGATTGCGGAGATTTACGGTTTACCGACGTAAACGGTAGCCTACTCAGCTACTGGATACAATCTGGAATAAACACAGAAAACACTAAAGTATGGATAAAAGTTCCGCTGATCTCGGCTAACTCGCTAACGACAATTTACATGTATTATGGAAATCCAAGTGCAACAACAGAAAGCAATGGGTCAGCAACTTTCGAATTCTTCGATGACTTTGAAAACTTGGATAAATGGAACAAACGAGGTCCTCTATCGACAACATTAACCGCTGAAAACAGAACCGTTGTAAAAATCACTTCGAATAGCTACAGACCCGAAGGAATATACACAAAAGACTTCTTTAATGTCACAAATAAGGTAATTGAGTTAGAAATTAAAGGATTTGGAGGAAGCGACTTAGATGCAGCCGTTTACATTGACACAAGTTGGTCAAATAACTACTATGGTTCATCAAATCTTAACCATTACATAGGCGATAATTACGCTGGCAACACCCACAGAGTCTATGTTGGCGGTTCTTCAACAGGCGGTTCACAATATACCCATTCAACATGGACTATCGCAACATTTATCATTAAAAACTCAGAAGTGATAGGAACATACTTAGATGAAACTCTGTCTAGAAGCGGTACTCCATCAACTTATGTCGGGTTTATAGCTCTTCAAGCAGATAACGACGGCTCACCCTCAACTCGCTACTACTACGTTGATTGGATTTTAATGAGAAAGTACACAGAACCCATGCCATCTGTGTCCTTAGGCCAGGAACAAACTTGCATATCCTATAAAATTGATATTAGAGGAGATTTTCAAGCAGACTTAACCAAATATCCAAAGGAAAACATCCAAAAAATTGAAATATCCCTAACCATAAAGGCAAACGACAGCCTTGAAGAATTTTACTTAGAAGCATACAACTGGGAAAACCGGAATTTTACCAATTTAGAAACTTTTACTCCTACAAACGAGTGGTATACTCACACCATAAGTTTGACTAGTAATTTGCAGAGTTATATTGCCAACAATGGAAGCATCCGGATAAGGTTAAGAGACAGAGAATTAGATACCATACAAACTCAAATGGATATAGATTTCTTCGCCGTGAGAGTTTCAATTAACGGAACATGCATCTGTTTGAAAAATCGAGGCGGAATAACAGTCCATATAGTTTCGATTTGGATAAACAACGCCACTCTCCATTTACATTATGATGCTAACTTCTTTCTTAATCCAGGAGAAAACGATGTTTACGTTAGGACAGATATACCCATGCCTAAAGGAAGCTTTATTTTAAAAGTCGTCACTGAAAAGGGAAATATTGCAGTTTACTCAAGTTAA
- a CDS encoding type II secretion system F family protein: MKGLKLKKKLKIYYRKFGEKFRPITKKLEPRLRSWIEKVKLGITKPQVFAYNILGGKTAKLLPLFKDLDANLEKSNIKINFKAYVSLTILSSLMASISTLILAPIIFHFLLGMPMLSALLFGLGISMLSGAFTIIGFYLYPIYKADNLKRKLEDELPFTTGYMTVLAGSGVTPEKIFLSIARMDVPLAITEESRRIVRDVELFGTDIISALERASKRSPSEKFKNFLEGFIATIHSGGNLVSYLTERSRQYMELKKVALKKFADTLSILSEFYVAVLVAGPLLFVVMLSVMSMLGGGGMGILDPKLLLYLLTYIGIPVSSIIFIIILDVISPR, encoded by the coding sequence ATGAAAGGGTTAAAGCTGAAAAAGAAACTAAAAATCTACTACAGAAAGTTTGGAGAAAAATTTAGGCCTATAACCAAAAAACTTGAACCCCGCTTGAGAAGCTGGATTGAAAAAGTTAAACTTGGAATTACAAAACCGCAAGTTTTCGCCTACAACATTTTGGGAGGAAAAACAGCGAAATTACTGCCACTATTCAAAGATTTAGACGCAAATTTGGAGAAATCAAATATAAAAATTAATTTTAAGGCATATGTAAGCCTAACAATTTTATCAAGCCTTATGGCTTCAATTTCAACTTTAATTTTGGCTCCAATAATCTTTCATTTCCTTCTAGGCATGCCTATGCTCTCGGCATTACTCTTCGGATTAGGAATTTCAATGTTAAGCGGAGCATTTACAATAATTGGTTTTTATCTCTATCCAATTTACAAGGCGGACAATTTAAAAAGAAAACTTGAGGATGAGCTTCCATTCACAACTGGTTATATGACGGTTCTAGCAGGTTCCGGAGTGACCCCTGAAAAAATTTTTCTTTCTATTGCAAGAATGGACGTCCCGCTGGCAATAACTGAGGAATCAAGGAGAATAGTTAGAGATGTTGAACTTTTCGGAACAGACATAATTTCAGCCCTAGAAAGAGCTTCTAAAAGGAGTCCTTCAGAAAAATTCAAAAACTTTCTAGAAGGGTTCATAGCCACCATTCATTCTGGCGGAAATCTGGTTTCTTACCTTACAGAGCGTTCAAGGCAGTATATGGAGCTGAAGAAGGTAGCATTGAAAAAGTTCGCTGACACGCTTTCAATTTTGTCAGAGTTTTACGTTGCTGTACTCGTCGCCGGGCCGTTGCTGTTCGTTGTCATGCTTTCCGTCATGTCGATGCTTGGCGGCGGAGGAATGGGCATCCTAGACCCGAAGCTTCTACTTTACCTACTAACCTACATTGGAATCCCGGTATCCTCCATAATTTTCATAATAATTCTCGATGTCATCTCGCCTAGGTGA
- the infB gene encoding translation initiation factor IF-2, translating into MPIRQPIVCVLGHVDTGKTLLLDKIRKTSVQAREAGGITQHIGASFFPVETLAKICGPLLSKVKGEIKIPGLLVIDTPGHEAFANLRRRGGTVADIAILVIDILKGFEAQTYECIDILKARKTPFLVAANKIDRISGWNSKPNQPFIISYKAQDPYVRQSLDEKIYEIIGTFSRLGFRADRFDKIEDFTRTVAIVPVSAKTGEGIPELLTVLIGLTQQYLRSRLQTTEGPAKGTVLEVKEEPGLGVTVNAIIYDGILRKGDLIVIGGKEKPIVTKIRAVLLPKPLDEIRDPRDKFILAEEVSAAAGIKIAAPELENAVAGAPLYVIPSEDQAPEYVKLVAEEIEKIKISTDIEGIILKTDALGSLEAIAESLRRNEIPIRIADVGDVSKRDVTEASIVKENEPLYGVILAFNVKVLPDAAEEAKKRGVRIFKHNIIYHLVDEYLEWVKSEKEAKIKKEFERLIKPGKIKVLPGYVFRRAKPAIFGVEVLAGQIRPKYQLVRQDGLDLGEIIQIQDRGEAISQASIGMQVAISMNKPVVGRHINEGDVLYVKVPEQHVKILKTNFQSLLSEDEIKALEEYVEIMRKKNPLWGI; encoded by the coding sequence AACAAGCGTTCAAGCACGTGAAGCAGGTGGAATAACGCAGCACATAGGCGCAAGTTTTTTCCCAGTTGAAACTTTAGCGAAAATTTGTGGACCTTTACTTTCGAAGGTTAAGGGTGAAATAAAGATTCCGGGATTACTTGTTATTGACACTCCCGGCCACGAAGCTTTCGCAAACTTACGTAGAAGAGGGGGAACCGTAGCGGACATAGCCATCCTCGTCATAGATATACTGAAAGGTTTTGAAGCGCAAACCTACGAGTGCATAGACATCTTAAAGGCTAGAAAAACACCGTTCCTAGTGGCGGCAAATAAAATAGACAGAATCTCGGGATGGAACTCAAAACCGAACCAGCCCTTCATAATCTCCTATAAAGCGCAAGACCCATATGTTAGACAGAGCTTAGATGAAAAGATTTACGAAATTATAGGCACTTTTTCTCGTCTGGGCTTTAGAGCTGATAGATTCGACAAAATAGAAGACTTTACACGCACAGTGGCTATAGTTCCAGTAAGCGCAAAAACCGGAGAGGGAATACCTGAACTCCTAACAGTCTTAATTGGGCTTACACAACAGTATTTGCGCTCTAGACTTCAAACAACAGAAGGACCAGCAAAAGGAACAGTTTTAGAGGTTAAGGAGGAGCCAGGCTTAGGAGTTACGGTGAACGCCATAATTTACGATGGTATCCTGCGAAAAGGCGACCTAATAGTTATTGGAGGAAAGGAAAAGCCAATAGTTACAAAGATAAGGGCTGTACTACTTCCAAAACCGCTTGATGAAATCCGTGACCCAAGAGACAAGTTCATTTTAGCAGAAGAAGTTTCAGCGGCGGCAGGAATAAAAATTGCGGCTCCAGAACTTGAAAATGCAGTGGCTGGAGCTCCGCTTTACGTTATCCCTTCAGAAGACCAAGCACCTGAGTACGTAAAGCTTGTGGCCGAAGAAATTGAGAAAATAAAAATATCAACTGACATTGAAGGCATAATCCTAAAAACTGACGCTCTGGGAAGTCTAGAAGCAATAGCTGAAAGTCTAAGGAGAAATGAAATTCCCATAAGAATAGCGGATGTAGGCGACGTTTCAAAACGGGATGTGACAGAAGCATCCATTGTAAAGGAGAATGAACCACTTTATGGAGTAATTTTGGCATTCAATGTAAAAGTGCTGCCCGACGCCGCAGAAGAAGCAAAAAAACGGGGAGTTCGTATATTCAAACACAACATCATATATCATCTTGTCGATGAGTATTTAGAATGGGTGAAAAGTGAAAAGGAAGCGAAAATAAAGAAAGAATTTGAACGTTTAATAAAGCCCGGAAAAATTAAGGTTTTACCGGGATACGTTTTCAGAAGGGCAAAACCTGCAATCTTCGGAGTTGAAGTCCTCGCTGGACAGATAAGACCGAAATATCAACTTGTTAGGCAAGATGGGCTTGATTTGGGGGAAATAATACAGATTCAGGATAGAGGAGAAGCAATTTCTCAAGCTAGCATAGGTATGCAAGTTGCGATTTCAATGAATAAACCAGTTGTCGGTCGTCACATAAATGAGGGTGATGTGCTCTACGTTAAGGTTCCAGAGCAACACGTTAAGATTTTGAAAACTAATTTCCAAAGTTTACTTTCAGAAGATGAAATCAAAGCATTAGAAGAATATGTGGAAATTATGCGTAAGAAGAATCCTCTTTGGGGCATTTAA
- a CDS encoding type II/IV secretion system ATPase subunit, producing MPRTKTKKGTISFREVYPIQEPYVYAAIIKEKTGKIKYEVIEPTLLKEEEEQLEEIKKLLMEEIDISLKEIETREKAEEYLKRKFQEVIKDYKLKIEKEAIDKLLYYVVRDFLGYGKIDPLMKDHLIEDISADGVGIPVYVWHRVYESMPTNIVFETEEELNSFIIRLAYLAGKNISLATPLIDASLPDGSRVQLTYGNEITRRGSTFTIRRFRVDPLTISDLIAFNTMSAEMAAYFWYIIENRSSILVSGGVAAGKTTTLNCLSMFIKPELKIVSVEDTPELNLPHENWIPSVVRPGFGLNGKGSITLFDLLKAAVRQRPDYIIVGEVRGEEAYTLFQAIATGHLGMCTLHAESVEAVINRLESEPMNIPRPLIAMIDDIVIQVRTEVNGKPARRVSTVTEIVGMDPKTKEILAHEVYKWDPKSDSFVYSGKSYVLERHRERLGLTKKEVENEIERRKAVLQWMVENNIRRYTEVAKVIREYYADPDRVYRKVRVGVK from the coding sequence TTGCCTAGAACAAAAACTAAAAAGGGAACAATATCCTTTCGAGAAGTCTATCCGATTCAAGAACCATACGTTTACGCAGCAATAATTAAAGAAAAAACAGGAAAGATAAAATATGAAGTAATCGAGCCTACACTACTCAAAGAAGAAGAGGAACAATTAGAAGAAATTAAAAAACTTCTAATGGAAGAAATAGACATAAGCCTAAAAGAAATAGAAACAAGGGAAAAGGCGGAAGAATACCTCAAAAGGAAATTTCAAGAAGTAATCAAAGATTACAAACTCAAGATTGAAAAAGAAGCCATAGACAAACTCCTTTACTACGTCGTAAGAGACTTCCTAGGTTACGGAAAAATAGACCCCCTAATGAAAGACCATTTAATTGAAGACATTTCTGCAGACGGAGTTGGAATTCCAGTATACGTTTGGCATAGAGTTTACGAGTCAATGCCAACAAACATAGTTTTCGAAACTGAAGAAGAACTCAACTCTTTCATTATCAGATTAGCCTATCTTGCTGGCAAAAACATTTCATTGGCAACTCCGTTAATTGACGCATCTCTACCGGACGGTAGTAGAGTTCAGCTTACTTATGGAAATGAAATAACTCGAAGAGGTTCAACTTTTACAATAAGAAGGTTCAGAGTCGACCCCCTAACAATTTCGGACTTAATAGCCTTTAATACAATGTCTGCTGAAATGGCCGCCTACTTCTGGTATATAATTGAAAATAGGTCATCAATTCTCGTAAGCGGAGGAGTAGCAGCGGGAAAGACCACAACGCTCAACTGCCTTTCAATGTTCATTAAACCAGAACTTAAGATAGTAAGCGTAGAAGATACACCTGAACTTAACTTGCCTCATGAAAATTGGATTCCCTCAGTTGTTCGCCCCGGATTTGGCCTCAACGGAAAAGGTTCAATAACCCTCTTCGATCTGCTCAAAGCCGCTGTTAGACAACGTCCAGACTACATAATAGTCGGCGAAGTTCGTGGAGAAGAAGCCTACACGCTTTTCCAAGCCATCGCAACTGGGCATCTCGGTATGTGCACTCTACACGCCGAATCAGTTGAAGCCGTCATAAACCGTCTAGAGTCTGAACCTATGAACATTCCCAGACCACTTATCGCAATGATAGATGACATTGTAATTCAAGTAAGAACAGAAGTCAATGGAAAACCAGCCCGCAGAGTTTCAACAGTAACTGAAATAGTCGGAATGGACCCGAAAACTAAAGAAATATTGGCCCATGAAGTCTACAAATGGGATCCCAAAAGCGACTCCTTTGTATATTCTGGGAAAAGCTACGTTTTAGAAAGGCATAGGGAAAGACTAGGCCTAACAAAAAAGGAAGTTGAGAATGAAATTGAAAGACGTAAGGCTGTGTTGCAATGGATGGTTGAAAACAACATTAGAAGATACACGGAAGTAGCCAAGGTAATCCGTGAATACTACGCTGACCCCGATAGAGTTTACAGGAAGGTGAGAGTTGGAGTCAAATGA
- a CDS encoding type II secretion system F family protein — translation MPRIEKWEKKLTWIISIILGILIIAIAFLVGFNSMIFDELVLLAIAATFFPPSVVNYLDYRWKKSIDEHLPDLFRTIVQAEQTGMTLYQALEEAANRDYGPLTKELRKIVAQISWGMTLEEALRSFSKRVNTVLVQRTVPLIIEANRSGGKIEKVFKPLGDFVQTTLLLEKERKTRTRPYIAIIYVAFYVFLFTMVLLFKTFFVNIEGMPVLGSAIMGEEETKRVFFHIGIIQALFGGLIAGKMGEGTISAGLKHSLVMLLSVYLVFKFIL, via the coding sequence TTGCCTAGAATAGAAAAATGGGAGAAAAAGCTTACATGGATTATTTCCATAATTTTAGGAATCCTCATAATCGCTATCGCTTTTCTTGTAGGTTTCAATTCAATGATTTTCGATGAATTAGTTTTGTTGGCAATTGCTGCTACTTTTTTCCCTCCGTCAGTAGTTAACTATCTTGATTACCGCTGGAAAAAGTCTATTGATGAACATTTACCCGACTTGTTCCGCACGATTGTCCAAGCTGAACAAACAGGAATGACTCTCTACCAGGCATTAGAAGAAGCCGCTAACAGAGATTATGGCCCCTTAACAAAAGAGCTTAGGAAGATAGTTGCCCAAATTTCTTGGGGAATGACCCTAGAAGAGGCTTTGCGTTCCTTTAGTAAGAGAGTTAACACCGTACTTGTTCAGAGAACCGTCCCGCTCATCATAGAGGCGAATCGTTCAGGAGGCAAAATAGAGAAAGTATTCAAACCCCTAGGAGACTTTGTTCAGACAACCCTGCTTCTGGAGAAGGAAAGAAAAACTCGAACAAGACCCTACATCGCAATAATATATGTTGCATTCTACGTCTTCCTCTTCACAATGGTCCTACTCTTCAAAACATTCTTTGTAAACATTGAAGGAATGCCTGTTCTAGGCTCTGCTATAATGGGAGAAGAAGAAACAAAAAGGGTGTTCTTCCACATAGGCATCATCCAAGCCCTCTTTGGAGGATTAATTGCAGGAAAAATGGGTGAGGGAACCATAAGCGCCGGGCTTAAGCACAGCCTAGTCATGCTACTCTCAGTATATCTCGTCTTCAAATTCATACTTTAG
- a CDS encoding DUF47 family protein, protein METKIWQSKMEKWFAQRRKTKLLELAYRQITLSIDTVTDLDKAMNAVLSNKNEEAKESIERLFVTEVEIDNLRRAVFEEATKGNLPPKEREDLLHLVKRLDVLADHVKDSARNVLILLDEKVPGEIWNSYTDITEDLVKCATTLRKALEKLGVDPDKAMELAKEVDVIEGRVDDKYLKAKWLLLQQKELKTPTIIVLKDLLDLLEQIADTCCDTADYIRVLTVSY, encoded by the coding sequence ATGGAAACTAAAATATGGCAGAGTAAAATGGAAAAATGGTTCGCTCAAAGGAGAAAAACAAAACTTCTTGAGCTGGCTTATAGACAAATAACACTTTCAATCGACACAGTGACCGACCTAGACAAAGCCATGAACGCCGTCCTATCAAACAAAAATGAAGAAGCCAAAGAAAGCATAGAAAGACTCTTCGTAACAGAAGTTGAAATAGACAACTTAAGAAGAGCAGTATTTGAAGAAGCAACGAAAGGGAACCTCCCGCCCAAGGAACGAGAAGACCTACTTCACTTGGTTAAAAGACTCGATGTCCTCGCAGACCACGTGAAGGATTCAGCCAGAAACGTGCTAATACTCCTAGACGAAAAAGTTCCAGGCGAAATATGGAATTCATACACCGATATTACAGAGGATTTGGTAAAATGTGCAACTACCCTTAGGAAGGCCTTGGAAAAACTTGGAGTAGACCCCGATAAGGCAATGGAACTTGCTAAGGAAGTAGATGTTATCGAAGGAAGAGTCGACGACAAATACTTGAAGGCCAAATGGCTTCTGCTTCAGCAGAAAGAGCTTAAAACACCCACAATAATAGTGCTTAAAGATTTACTTGACTTGTTAGAGCAGATTGCAGATACTTGCTGCGATACCGCAGATTACATTCGTGTGTTAACAGTTTCCTATTAA